One Peribacillus simplex NBRC 15720 = DSM 1321 genomic region harbors:
- the xsc gene encoding sulfoacetaldehyde acetyltransferase, with the protein MVETKMIRGTKVKMTPSEAIVETLVAEGVKHISGILGSAFMDMLDLLPTAGIRFIGVRHEQSAAHMEDAYCRVSGVAGVVIGQNGPGMTNMVTSVAAANQAHTPMVVISPSAGTPTVGWDGFQECDQVSIFKAITKETVRVTHPGRVADCLRTAFRIAYAERGPVLFDIPRDYFYGEVEDQILQPHQYRVDERGCGSSASLDRAAEILAEAEYPVIISGRGTVDSDGIEEIKNIAEYLTAPVAVSYMHNDAFPADHPLSVGPIGYMGSKAAMNTLKKADVILAVGTRLSVFGTLPCYDIDYFPKDAQIIQIDINPRQIARTHPVEVGIIGDAREASREILKRLKASKPKLKQEKERIVEVTNEKQKWEEELVKLAMIDGTPINPRRALLELTKVLPENAIVTTDIGNVSSTANAYLKFNQSRRHIAALTFGNTGFAYPSALGAKLAEPNTPVIAIVGDGAWGMSLHEVSTAVEENIPVIACVFNNNAWCAEKKNQVDFYNNRFVGADIQNPDFAEVARSMGAVGIRVEKPEELGPVIEKAIQSNKPTVIDIQVDGTQLAPPFRKDALKMPTRLLEKYSHLDHKNWDK; encoded by the coding sequence ATGGTCGAAACAAAAATGATAAGAGGAACGAAAGTTAAAATGACACCAAGTGAAGCCATCGTTGAGACATTAGTGGCCGAGGGAGTTAAACATATCTCGGGAATTCTGGGATCTGCTTTCATGGATATGCTTGATTTATTGCCAACTGCAGGCATTCGTTTCATTGGTGTCCGCCATGAACAAAGTGCAGCACATATGGAAGATGCCTATTGTCGTGTCTCTGGTGTTGCAGGAGTTGTCATCGGGCAAAACGGACCTGGAATGACGAATATGGTCACCTCTGTTGCAGCGGCCAATCAAGCTCATACTCCTATGGTGGTCATATCACCTTCAGCTGGTACACCAACAGTTGGATGGGATGGTTTTCAAGAATGTGATCAGGTTTCCATCTTCAAGGCAATCACGAAAGAAACGGTTAGAGTGACACACCCAGGCCGGGTCGCTGATTGCCTTAGGACAGCATTTCGGATTGCCTATGCCGAGAGGGGACCGGTTTTATTCGATATCCCCCGTGATTACTTCTATGGTGAAGTGGAAGATCAAATACTTCAACCACATCAATATCGCGTAGATGAAAGGGGCTGCGGATCTTCTGCATCCTTGGATAGAGCGGCTGAAATTTTAGCTGAGGCTGAGTATCCTGTCATCATTTCCGGTAGGGGAACGGTTGATTCAGATGGCATTGAGGAAATTAAGAATATTGCAGAATATTTAACAGCTCCGGTAGCTGTCTCCTATATGCATAATGATGCCTTTCCTGCTGATCATCCATTGTCAGTCGGCCCAATCGGGTACATGGGTTCAAAGGCTGCCATGAATACACTTAAGAAAGCGGATGTCATATTGGCGGTCGGTACAAGATTATCGGTATTTGGAACGTTACCATGCTATGACATTGATTATTTCCCTAAAGATGCGCAAATCATCCAAATAGATATTAACCCAAGGCAAATAGCGAGGACGCACCCTGTTGAAGTCGGGATCATCGGAGATGCCCGTGAAGCGAGTCGTGAAATCTTAAAACGCTTGAAGGCTAGTAAACCTAAACTAAAACAAGAAAAAGAGCGGATAGTCGAAGTAACGAATGAAAAACAAAAATGGGAAGAAGAATTGGTGAAACTTGCGATGATTGATGGAACCCCTATCAATCCGCGACGAGCCCTACTGGAATTGACTAAAGTGTTGCCTGAAAATGCCATCGTTACTACAGATATTGGTAATGTATCGTCAACTGCAAACGCTTACTTGAAATTCAATCAGAGCCGCAGGCATATCGCTGCGCTTACATTCGGGAATACGGGATTTGCTTACCCATCCGCACTAGGTGCCAAATTAGCTGAGCCGAATACGCCTGTTATAGCCATTGTTGGAGATGGCGCATGGGGCATGAGCTTACATGAAGTGAGTACGGCCGTAGAAGAAAACATACCTGTTATAGCATGTGTCTTCAATAATAATGCATGGTGCGCAGAGAAAAAGAATCAGGTAGATTTTTATAATAACCGTTTTGTAGGGGCTGATATCCAAAATCCTGATTTTGCAGAAGTTGCCCGATCTATGGGTGCTGTTGGTATAAGAGTGGAAAAACCTGAGGAGTTAGGTCCTGTCATTGAAAAAGCAATACAATCAAACAAACCGACTGTGATTGATATACAAGTGGATGGAACACAATTAGCCCCTCCATTTAGAAAAGATGCATTAAAAATGCCTACTAGATTATTAGAAAAATATTCTCATTTAGATCATAAAAACTGGGATAAATAA
- the phnX gene encoding phosphonoacetaldehyde hydrolase, protein MESAKECKEVQAVIFDWAGTTVDYGCFAPVQAFVEIFRIRGIDITIKEAREPMGLLKMDHIKELLKMKRISNLWIAKFGKEADERDLKSLYMDFEALLFKVLKENAKPIPGVIELVGRLRQQGIKIGSTTGYTREMIDVVKEEAKKWGYHPDSIVASTDVPTGRPAPWMCFKTAMNLQVYPLSKIVKVGDTISDIKEGISAGMWTVAVLKGGSEIGLSEAEINEMDPYDLQKRMKHAENRFLNAGADFVIDEIGDLLEIIDRINYRLTEKKDIFIG, encoded by the coding sequence TTGGAAAGTGCAAAAGAATGCAAAGAGGTTCAGGCAGTGATATTTGATTGGGCAGGAACGACGGTGGATTATGGTTGTTTTGCACCGGTCCAAGCTTTTGTCGAGATATTCAGGATAAGGGGGATAGATATTACAATTAAGGAAGCAAGGGAACCTATGGGTTTATTGAAAATGGATCATATAAAGGAACTCCTGAAAATGAAACGAATCTCCAATTTATGGATTGCTAAATTCGGGAAAGAAGCAGACGAAAGAGATCTAAAATCATTATATATGGACTTTGAGGCTTTGCTTTTTAAGGTTCTTAAGGAGAACGCCAAGCCAATACCAGGCGTAATTGAATTAGTTGGCCGTTTAAGGCAGCAAGGAATAAAAATCGGTTCGACAACAGGGTATACTCGTGAAATGATTGATGTTGTTAAAGAAGAGGCGAAAAAATGGGGCTATCATCCAGATTCCATTGTTGCGTCTACCGATGTGCCTACAGGAAGGCCTGCCCCTTGGATGTGCTTTAAGACGGCGATGAATCTCCAAGTGTATCCACTCAGCAAAATCGTTAAAGTCGGCGATACGATCAGTGACATCAAAGAAGGCATATCTGCGGGAATGTGGACTGTTGCCGTATTGAAAGGCGGCAGTGAAATCGGCCTTTCAGAAGCAGAAATCAACGAAATGGACCCATATGATCTGCAAAAACGGATGAAACATGCTGAAAACCGTTTTTTGAATGCAGGTGCCGATTTCGTAATTGATGAAATAGGTGATTTATTGGAGATCATCGATAGAATCAACTACAGATTGACAGAAAAAAAGGATATATTTATTGGTTAA
- a CDS encoding amino acid permease: MKHQQEELKPGLKQRHLTMISLSGVIGAGLFVGSGIIIGQTGPGAVLSYVLAGLIVVLVMRMLGEMATVNPNTGSFAVYAREGIGEWAGFTTGWLYWFFWVIVIALEATAGAAIIHSWLPSVPVWVISLSLIILLKMTNIFSVKSFGEFEYWFSIIKIISIILFLCLGVAVILGFIPTIKPPGASNLLDFGGFIPNGLSSVLVGVAIVFHAFVGVEIPAIAAGETSDPVKSVRSALNSVVWRILIFYIGSIAILVTLLPWNSASLLKSPFVAVLEMMGIPSAALIMNIVILIALLSCLNSGLYTSSRMLFSLAQKGDAPKLFSKVSKNGVPIFAVVGSTLFAFISTIFSYVSPDKIFFFLVNSSGGVGILVYLAIAVSHLRLRKRMEKENPGIFKIKMWLFPYLTYATIISMVSVLILMAFIDSQRPQFIFTMLFSLIVICSFFFIRRKKAKYMENELNIVSGSPNSEKL; encoded by the coding sequence ATGAAACATCAACAGGAAGAACTGAAACCAGGTCTGAAACAAAGACATTTAACGATGATATCTTTGAGTGGTGTCATAGGCGCTGGTTTATTCGTAGGAAGCGGTATCATTATTGGTCAAACGGGCCCCGGGGCGGTATTATCATATGTTTTGGCAGGCTTGATTGTTGTTTTAGTCATGAGGATGCTTGGGGAAATGGCCACAGTGAATCCCAATACTGGATCTTTTGCCGTTTATGCAAGAGAGGGGATTGGTGAATGGGCCGGTTTTACAACAGGTTGGTTATATTGGTTCTTTTGGGTTATCGTAATTGCTTTGGAAGCAACAGCGGGAGCTGCGATCATACACAGCTGGCTTCCTTCCGTTCCCGTCTGGGTCATAAGTCTATCATTGATTATCCTATTGAAAATGACGAATATTTTTTCCGTAAAATCGTTTGGTGAGTTCGAATATTGGTTTTCAATCATTAAAATAATCAGTATCATACTATTTTTGTGCTTGGGTGTGGCAGTGATATTAGGGTTTATTCCAACGATAAAACCACCTGGCGCTTCCAATCTTTTGGATTTCGGCGGTTTTATTCCAAATGGACTAAGTTCTGTGCTTGTTGGAGTCGCAATTGTATTTCATGCATTTGTTGGCGTGGAAATTCCAGCTATTGCCGCGGGTGAGACCAGTGATCCGGTTAAGTCAGTTAGAAGTGCATTGAATAGTGTGGTTTGGCGAATCCTGATTTTCTATATTGGGTCCATCGCAATACTAGTGACGCTATTACCCTGGAATTCGGCTTCTTTGCTGAAAAGTCCATTTGTTGCCGTACTTGAAATGATGGGAATCCCTTCTGCTGCCCTGATCATGAATATAGTGATTCTCATTGCATTGCTTTCCTGTTTGAATTCGGGATTATATACGAGTTCACGCATGTTATTTTCACTTGCACAAAAGGGTGACGCTCCAAAGTTATTTTCAAAAGTGAGCAAGAACGGTGTCCCTATATTTGCTGTAGTCGGCTCTACTTTATTTGCCTTTATCAGCACCATTTTCAGTTATGTTTCACCTGATAAAATCTTTTTCTTTTTAGTGAATTCCTCGGGTGGAGTCGGAATTCTTGTTTATCTGGCCATTGCGGTTTCCCATCTGCGATTAAGGAAGAGAATGGAGAAAGAGAATCCCGGAATTTTTAAAATTAAAATGTGGTTATTCCCGTATTTGACTTATGCAACGATAATTTCCATGGTTTCCGTGTTAATATTAATGGCATTTATCGATTCGCAGCGTCCACAGTTTATCTTTACCATGCTATTTAGCTTGATCGTTATCTGTTCATTCTTTTTCATTCGGCGAAAAAAAGCGAAGTATATGGAGAATGAATTAAATATTGTTTCTGGTTCCCCTAATTCTGAAAAGTTATAG
- a CDS encoding YitT family protein: MKDLLKIIAGNISMTFAYAYLIVPNEIINGGVTSSALLLNALSGYNIAMLANFVTGLLLIICLVFLGKEYFFKSIVSSLSYMVFFNFFYSLNINFDINIVLVIIISSILIAIGYYLCITANASTVGFDVIALILHHKNEKIDIAATIRVINLIVLILGLLVYGYTSIVKGIAFTLLFSYFLKKMLDRKQKAVKSAVEGVLDETSKFKEVK, translated from the coding sequence ATGAAGGATTTATTGAAAATTATCGCAGGAAACATTTCCATGACCTTTGCCTATGCTTATTTAATCGTTCCCAATGAAATTATTAATGGCGGGGTAACTAGCTCGGCGTTATTATTGAATGCATTATCGGGTTATAACATTGCCATGCTAGCCAATTTCGTTACAGGATTACTGTTAATCATTTGTTTAGTATTTCTAGGGAAAGAGTACTTTTTTAAGTCGATTGTAAGTTCTCTTAGCTATATGGTTTTTTTTAATTTTTTTTATTCATTGAATATTAATTTTGATATAAATATCGTTTTAGTGATTATCATTTCGTCGATTTTGATAGCGATAGGATATTATTTATGTATAACAGCAAATGCCTCCACTGTTGGCTTTGACGTGATCGCCTTAATTTTACATCATAAAAATGAAAAAATAGATATTGCAGCGACAATAAGGGTTATTAATCTTATCGTACTGATATTGGGCCTTCTTGTTTATGGTTATACATCGATTGTTAAGGGAATTGCGTTTACATTGCTTTTTTCATACTTTTTAAAGAAAATGCTGGATAGGAAGCAGAAGGCCGTAAAGTCAGCTGTGGAAGGTGTCTTGGATGAAACCTCCAAGTTTAAAGAAGTAAAATGA